TTTTCACTTGACACTATTTATATTGCCAAATCAGCTAATGTTATTTAAGTACTAACAAAACTGATTAAACCTGCATAAGATGTCTAAGAAGATTTCAGAGGAAATCGTGGTAATTCAATGACAAAGGAGAGCAAGAGGATATGGTGGAAAAGCAAACTATTCTTACTGCTGAGGGTTTAAAGAAAATTGAGGATAAATTAGAGCATTTGAAATCAGTTCGGCGTCGTGAAGTTGCAGAGCGAATTAAGCAGGCGATTGAATTTGGTGATATTAGTGAGAATTCTGAATATGAGGATGCTAAAAACGAACAAGCCTTCATTGAAGGTGAAATTCTGACTCTCGAAAAAATGCTCCGTAACGCCAAAATCATTGAAAAGAATGAATCAGACGTTGTCGCTATTGGATCAACCGTCGTTTTAAAAGATCTTGAATTTGGCGATGAACTTGAATATACAATTGTTGGTTCAGCTGAAGCTGATCCTACAGAGGCTAAAATTTCCAATGAATCACCGGTCGGTGCGGAAATTTTAGGCAAAAAAGTTGGCAGCATCGTTGAAGTCAACGTACCCGCCGGTGTTCTGAAATATGAGGTTATCGGCATCAAATAAGGTTTACACAGGAAAGGCAGTTGGGGAGAATTTATGTCAGACCAAAACGAACAACTTCAATCAACTGAAGAATTGAACGAACTAATGAAAGTCCGCCGCGAGAAAATGGCGGCTATTGAGGCTCAGGGAATTGAGCCGTTTGGCCGTAAATATAACGCTACTCACCACGCCCAGCAAGTTCTGGACAATTTTGAGCAATTAGAGGGGCAAACTGTAAGAGTAGCAGGCAGATTGATGGCTATCCGTGGACACGGAAAGGCCAGCTTTGCTCATGTAATGGACATGTCTGGCAAAATCCAGGTTTATTTCAGACAGGATGTTCTCGGAGATAAAGCATACGAAAATTTCCGGCTTTTGGATATTGGCGATTTGGTAGGGATAGAAGGAACTGTATTCAGGACTAATCGTGGCGAGATTAGCGTCAAAGTTACTGCGTTTGATTTCTTGGCAAAGGCGTTAAGACCACTGCCGGAAAAGTGGCATGGTCTGAAAGATGTTGAAACTCGCTATCGTCAGCGTTATCTTGATCTTATTGTT
This portion of the Veillonellaceae bacterium genome encodes:
- the greA gene encoding transcription elongation factor GreA, which encodes MVEKQTILTAEGLKKIEDKLEHLKSVRRREVAERIKQAIEFGDISENSEYEDAKNEQAFIEGEILTLEKMLRNAKIIEKNESDVVAIGSTVVLKDLEFGDELEYTIVGSAEADPTEAKISNESPVGAEILGKKVGSIVEVNVPAGVLKYEVIGIK